A single genomic interval of Deinococcus fonticola harbors:
- a CDS encoding response regulator transcription factor yields the protein MNEHRILVIEDDLDIANVLRMDLNDAGYEVDHADSAMNGLIKAREEHPDLILLDLGLPDFDGGDVVQRLRKNSAVPIIVLTARDTVDEKVRLLGLGADDYLIKPFHPDELLARIKVQLRQRTSESLSMGDLTLDPQKRLVTYKGEELRLSPKEFDILALLIRQPGRVYSRHEIGQEIWQGRLPDGSNVVDVHMANLRAKLRDLDGYGLLRTVRGVGYALRG from the coding sequence GTGAACGAACACCGCATTCTCGTGATCGAGGACGACCTCGACATTGCCAATGTCCTGCGAATGGATTTAAACGACGCGGGATACGAGGTCGACCACGCCGACTCCGCCATGAATGGCCTGATCAAAGCCCGCGAGGAGCACCCGGACCTGATCCTGCTCGACCTGGGTCTGCCGGACTTCGACGGCGGTGACGTGGTGCAGCGCCTGCGCAAGAACAGCGCCGTGCCCATCATCGTGCTGACGGCCCGCGACACCGTGGACGAGAAGGTCAGGTTGCTGGGCCTGGGGGCCGACGATTACCTCATCAAACCCTTTCACCCCGACGAGTTGCTGGCCCGTATCAAGGTGCAGCTGCGCCAGCGCACCTCCGAGAGCCTCAGCATGGGTGACCTGACCCTCGACCCACAAAAGCGTCTGGTCACGTACAAAGGCGAGGAACTGCGCCTGTCGCCGAAAGAATTCGACATTCTGGCCCTGCTGATCCGCCAGCCGGGGCGCGTGTACTCCCGCCACGAGATCGGACAGGAAATCTGGCAGGGTCGCCTGCCGGACGGCAGCAACGTCGTGGATGTCCATATGGCCAACCTGCGGGCCAAACTGCGTGACCTCGATGGGTATGGCCTGCTACGCACGGTGCGTGGCGTGGGCTACGCCCTGCGCGGCTGA
- a CDS encoding ribonuclease J, whose amino-acid sequence MTNPDTADSATPTLQVIPLGGMGEIGKNIFAYRYGDEIMVVDGGLAFPKAHQMGIDLIVPRIDYLLENQHLIKGWVLTHGHEDHIGGLPYILPRLPRVPVYSAGLTLGLVREKLTEFGIKDGEVDLREVQPGDKVRIGQHFHVEFVRMTHSIPDNMGYILTTPVGRVVHTGDFKLDEEPADGKTSDLARLEQAGKEGVLLLISDSTNAERPGHTPSEAEIARNLEGVIAGCRGRVFLTTFASNVHRIQNVLHIAHRQGRRVVMEGRSMLKYAQVAQGLGYMEAPDPFLTSDDVGELQDQQILFVCTGSQGQPMAVLGRLAFGTHAKIALRRGDTVILSSNPIPGNEDAVNLIVNRLYEIGVDVIYPPNPRIHASGHASQEELATVLNLTRPKFFLPWHGEPRHQINHAKLAQTLPRPPKRTLIAKNGDVVTLGGDEFRVSGTVPAGGVYVDGLGVGDVGDEVLLDRVNLSQEGLIIMNAVLHPTPHVEIVTRGFVRPNRELDFQIKRVALEVVEQGVREKKRLEDVRDDMYGAVRRFVRKATGRNPILIPMIVD is encoded by the coding sequence ATGACCAATCCAGACACGGCGGATTCCGCCACCCCCACCCTGCAAGTGATCCCGCTGGGCGGCATGGGGGAAATCGGCAAGAATATCTTCGCTTACCGCTACGGCGATGAGATCATGGTCGTCGACGGCGGCCTGGCCTTTCCCAAGGCGCACCAGATGGGCATCGACCTGATCGTACCTCGTATCGATTACCTGCTGGAGAACCAGCACCTCATCAAAGGCTGGGTACTGACGCACGGCCATGAGGATCACATCGGCGGCCTGCCTTACATCTTGCCGCGCCTGCCGCGCGTTCCGGTGTACAGCGCGGGCCTGACGCTGGGTCTGGTGCGCGAAAAACTTACCGAATTCGGCATCAAGGACGGCGAGGTCGACCTGCGCGAAGTGCAGCCCGGCGACAAGGTGCGTATCGGGCAGCACTTCCACGTGGAGTTCGTGCGCATGACCCACTCCATTCCCGACAACATGGGGTACATCCTGACCACACCGGTGGGAAGGGTGGTTCATACCGGGGACTTCAAACTGGACGAGGAACCCGCAGACGGCAAGACCAGCGACCTGGCGCGGCTGGAACAGGCCGGCAAGGAAGGCGTGCTGCTGCTGATCAGCGACAGCACCAATGCCGAGCGCCCCGGCCACACGCCCAGCGAGGCCGAGATTGCCCGCAATCTGGAAGGGGTGATTGCCGGGTGCCGGGGCCGGGTGTTCCTGACCACCTTCGCCAGCAACGTTCACCGCATTCAGAACGTGCTGCACATCGCGCACCGCCAGGGCCGACGCGTGGTTATGGAAGGCCGCAGCATGCTCAAGTATGCCCAGGTGGCCCAGGGGCTCGGGTACATGGAAGCGCCGGACCCCTTCCTGACCAGCGACGACGTGGGCGAACTGCAAGATCAGCAGATCCTGTTCGTCTGCACCGGCTCACAGGGGCAACCCATGGCCGTGCTGGGCCGACTGGCCTTCGGCACGCACGCCAAGATTGCGCTGCGCCGGGGCGACACCGTAATTCTGAGCAGCAACCCCATTCCCGGCAACGAGGACGCCGTGAACCTGATCGTCAACCGCCTGTACGAGATCGGGGTGGACGTCATTTACCCGCCCAACCCGCGCATTCACGCTTCCGGTCACGCCAGTCAGGAGGAACTGGCGACTGTACTGAACCTGACGCGGCCCAAGTTCTTCCTGCCGTGGCACGGCGAACCCCGCCACCAGATCAACCACGCCAAGCTCGCGCAGACCCTTCCACGCCCGCCCAAACGCACCCTGATCGCCAAGAACGGCGACGTGGTGACCCTGGGAGGAGACGAATTCCGCGTCAGCGGCACGGTGCCGGCGGGCGGCGTGTACGTGGACGGCCTGGGTGTCGGCGATGTCGGCGACGAGGTGCTGCTCGACCGGGTGAACCTCAGCCAGGAAGGACTGATCATCATGAACGCCGTGCTGCACCCCACCCCGCACGTCGAGATCGTGACACGTGGTTTCGTCAGGCCCAACCGTGAACTGGACTTTCAGATCAAGCGCGTCGCGCTGGAAGTGGTAGAGCAGGGGGTGCGTGAGAAAAAACGCCTGGAAGACGTCCGAGACGACATGTACGGCGCCGTCAGAAGGTTCGTGCGCAAGGCCACGGGCAGGAATCCTATCCTGATCCCCATGATCGTGGACTGA
- a CDS encoding helix-turn-helix transcriptional regulator, giving the protein MLSVNDQNFSQLLGIIYDAALHPESWQTVLEQLPRFSQTNVLNFVELQLNDLPVPGKLSWIPLQSSVHGLSREGEASLMADWAYRIPLTYDLINLTLKDQRAVATPEQTSPQFDFGNSEFCHECALPNDFYHMLGVSSLSSDRQSLFILSMNRPRRYGHFSNADAQLLHSLLPHLSRAQQIGQQLRAMQLVQGLQAAALDHCAAPVLGLNVRGKLLYANAAAEALLHAGTVLRLHYGTLQATQPGEHQALMQALHRASLLGRDVQGRPDNHLTFSRDGQPPLSGLLLPVTKRWPERGFTLLLKDPAARRTPPLVLLQHLYGLTPAEARVATLLTDGLTLDEIGAHLGTATATVRNQLKQVFAKTGARRQGDLIRLIMNLS; this is encoded by the coding sequence ATGTTGTCAGTCAATGACCAGAACTTCAGCCAGTTGCTCGGGATCATTTACGACGCAGCCCTGCACCCTGAAAGCTGGCAGACCGTACTGGAACAACTCCCCCGGTTCAGTCAGACGAATGTGCTGAATTTTGTCGAGTTACAACTCAATGACCTACCCGTGCCCGGCAAACTGAGCTGGATTCCTCTGCAATCCTCGGTGCACGGCCTGTCCCGCGAGGGAGAAGCGTCGCTGATGGCCGACTGGGCGTACCGCATCCCCCTGACATACGACCTCATCAACCTCACCCTCAAAGACCAGCGCGCCGTCGCCACGCCCGAGCAGACCTCACCGCAGTTCGACTTCGGCAACTCGGAGTTCTGTCACGAGTGCGCCTTGCCAAACGACTTCTACCACATGCTGGGCGTCAGTAGCCTGTCCAGCGATCGGCAGTCGCTGTTCATCCTTTCCATGAATCGCCCCAGACGCTATGGCCATTTCAGCAATGCCGACGCGCAACTGCTGCACTCCCTGCTGCCGCACCTGTCACGCGCTCAGCAGATCGGGCAGCAACTGCGTGCCATGCAATTGGTTCAGGGTCTTCAGGCCGCCGCGCTGGATCACTGCGCCGCGCCTGTGCTGGGCCTGAACGTCCGGGGAAAATTACTGTACGCCAATGCCGCCGCCGAAGCCCTGCTGCACGCGGGAACCGTGCTGCGCCTGCATTACGGCACCCTACAGGCCACCCAGCCAGGCGAACACCAGGCCCTTATGCAGGCCCTGCACCGCGCCTCGCTGCTGGGCCGCGATGTTCAGGGAAGGCCGGACAACCACCTGACCTTCTCGCGTGACGGGCAACCGCCCCTGAGCGGCCTGCTGCTCCCGGTGACGAAACGCTGGCCCGAGCGGGGGTTCACGCTGCTGCTGAAAGACCCGGCGGCGCGGCGCACCCCGCCCCTGGTGCTGTTGCAACACCTGTACGGCCTGACGCCCGCCGAGGCCCGCGTGGCCACGCTGCTGACCGACGGCCTGACCCTCGACGAGATCGGGGCGCACCTGGGCACCGCCACCGCCACCGTTCGCAACCAGTTAAAACAGGTGTTCGCCAAGACGGGCGCACGCAGGCAAGGTGACCTGATTCGCCTGATCATGAACCTGTCCTGA
- a CDS encoding ABC transporter substrate-binding protein → MKHLKLTAAFSALLLSSCTMLGPRNAQAFVWPAAWSTAQPGEAKYGGMLNAYGFTSFSSYNPFTNTDNPGPFMYLETGANLFMPDPRDNQPVPHMAAAQPIISEDGKVYTIKLREGLKFSDGTEITARDFVTTWKLHADKELKSPLRSRFFMGEQPVTFEALDPYTLRVTFPSPPATALNTLAFAPWPDHIFGAAYQKGGAKAVAELWGPQAKAGEVVSAGMLTLGQADNRPEGTVTFVKNRYWGEWNKDSQGRSLPYLDGLSVYMLKAGQPTLPRFLAGQADLAGFTSAADAKTINDAVKAGTLKANVLNNVGKLNVGTYLVFNWNKADDPFKQALYRDVRFRRAVSHLINRQKMVDEILGGMGAPTGSIIPAQHTAYIPADLPTYGYDPAAAAKLLADLGFTQKDAEGYLVKEGKRAEFEILSYASDYTKKHMDIIIEDARAAGVKVTYRPIDGRELFKVLDATPDTLEKRPFDAAFYNASGPPSLWPFTASSARCDGVDHQFNRTGKCLTDEETKIAALAMEGEREPDLQKRTVIGQQLHRLLAEQQYFIPIVAYTFGVAYNERIGGVLPPQYLTAPTRSTLYPLTFIR, encoded by the coding sequence ATGAAACACCTGAAATTGACGGCTGCCTTTTCCGCCCTGCTGCTGTCGTCCTGCACCATGCTCGGGCCGCGTAACGCGCAGGCTTTCGTGTGGCCTGCCGCGTGGAGCACCGCCCAGCCCGGCGAGGCGAAGTACGGCGGAATGCTGAACGCTTATGGCTTTACCAGCTTCAGTTCGTACAATCCGTTTACCAACACGGATAACCCCGGCCCCTTCATGTACCTGGAAACTGGGGCCAACCTGTTCATGCCCGACCCGCGTGACAACCAGCCGGTGCCTCACATGGCGGCGGCCCAGCCGATCATTTCGGAAGACGGCAAAGTGTACACCATCAAACTGCGGGAAGGCCTGAAGTTCAGTGACGGGACGGAGATCACGGCCAGGGATTTCGTGACCACCTGGAAACTCCATGCCGATAAGGAACTCAAGTCGCCGCTGCGCAGCCGCTTTTTCATGGGGGAACAGCCGGTGACGTTCGAGGCACTTGACCCTTATACGCTGCGGGTGACTTTCCCATCCCCACCGGCCACAGCGCTGAACACTCTGGCCTTCGCCCCATGGCCCGATCATATTTTCGGTGCCGCTTACCAGAAGGGCGGTGCAAAGGCAGTGGCGGAACTGTGGGGGCCGCAGGCCAAAGCGGGCGAGGTGGTAAGCGCCGGAATGCTCACGCTGGGGCAGGCCGACAACCGGCCCGAGGGCACCGTGACCTTCGTGAAGAACCGCTACTGGGGAGAATGGAACAAAGATTCTCAGGGCCGCTCCCTTCCTTACCTGGATGGCCTGAGCGTGTACATGCTCAAAGCCGGCCAACCCACCTTGCCGCGCTTCCTGGCGGGTCAGGCTGACCTGGCGGGCTTCACCTCCGCCGCAGACGCCAAGACGATCAATGACGCCGTGAAAGCCGGAACGCTTAAGGCAAACGTGCTGAACAACGTGGGGAAACTGAATGTCGGCACCTACCTGGTGTTCAACTGGAACAAGGCCGACGATCCTTTCAAGCAGGCCCTGTACCGGGACGTGCGCTTCAGGCGGGCGGTCAGTCACCTGATCAACCGGCAGAAGATGGTGGACGAGATCCTGGGCGGCATGGGCGCGCCCACCGGTAGTATCATTCCCGCCCAGCACACCGCCTATATTCCCGCCGACCTGCCTACCTACGGATACGATCCCGCAGCCGCCGCGAAGCTGCTGGCCGACCTGGGGTTCACGCAGAAGGATGCCGAAGGGTACCTGGTCAAGGAAGGCAAACGCGCCGAGTTTGAGATTCTCAGTTATGCCTCGGACTACACCAAGAAGCACATGGACATCATCATCGAGGATGCCCGGGCAGCCGGGGTCAAGGTCACGTACCGCCCCATCGATGGCCGCGAACTGTTCAAGGTGCTGGACGCCACCCCGGACACCCTGGAGAAGCGCCCCTTCGATGCGGCTTTCTATAATGCGTCCGGCCCCCCCAGCCTCTGGCCGTTCACGGCCAGCTCAGCGCGGTGCGACGGCGTTGATCACCAGTTCAACCGCACCGGGAAGTGTCTGACCGACGAGGAAACGAAAATCGCGGCCCTGGCCATGGAGGGCGAACGGGAACCAGACCTGCAGAAACGCACTGTAATCGGGCAGCAGTTGCACCGCCTGCTGGCCGAACAGCAGTACTTCATTCCCATCGTGGCTTACACCTTCGGCGTGGCGTACAACGAGCGGATCGGCGGGGTGCTGCCGCCACAGTACCTCACCGCGCCCACTCGCAGCACGCTGTACCCGCTGACCTTCATTCGTTAG
- a CDS encoding PDZ domain-containing protein, which produces MSIPVPIALLISTSSQAAPITTIGGPVRDWTSGATGEVQLYVGNLAPNNLDYSKSLGAAKVDTKGQFTLTLPDAAAVAPALLPAASEFKLNVPCEGNLKVEPAAALNFFDLAGYDSFGLRITTLRLGNTRLEWLKPGDMLNLLVYAARATKLTGNTLCQENATGKRATDAPRWNWDAALQPGWNVLNVKIGDRKEGSLTAVVNTGDLPATSGWFQFIGRGGLTMSVENTEHGQVRVVGMAADGAAARAGLQNGDIVLEIDGVSMKGLTSTQVAERVRGEPDTTITLKVLRDGKELTLTGTREFRRTN; this is translated from the coding sequence ATGTCAATTCCTGTGCCCATTGCTCTGCTGATCTCTACCTCAAGCCAGGCCGCGCCCATCACCACCATCGGCGGCCCGGTCAGGGACTGGACATCCGGTGCGACGGGCGAGGTGCAACTGTACGTGGGCAATCTGGCACCAAACAATCTCGATTACTCTAAATCGCTAGGCGCGGCGAAAGTGGACACGAAAGGGCAATTCACCCTGACGCTGCCGGACGCGGCCGCGGTCGCCCCGGCGCTGCTACCTGCCGCCAGTGAATTCAAACTGAATGTTCCGTGCGAGGGTAACCTGAAGGTCGAACCGGCCGCCGCGCTGAATTTCTTCGACCTGGCGGGGTACGATTCCTTCGGACTCAGGATCACGACCCTGCGCCTGGGCAACACGCGCCTGGAGTGGCTGAAACCGGGCGACATGCTGAACCTGCTGGTGTACGCCGCCCGGGCCACGAAACTGACGGGCAACACCCTGTGTCAGGAGAACGCGACCGGGAAACGCGCCACCGACGCCCCCCGCTGGAACTGGGACGCCGCTTTACAACCGGGCTGGAATGTCCTGAACGTGAAGATCGGTGACCGAAAGGAAGGCTCGCTGACGGCCGTGGTGAACACCGGTGACCTTCCGGCGACTTCCGGGTGGTTTCAGTTCATCGGGCGGGGCGGGCTGACCATGTCGGTCGAGAACACTGAGCACGGTCAGGTCCGGGTGGTGGGCATGGCCGCTGATGGTGCTGCCGCCAGGGCCGGACTGCAAAACGGCGACATCGTGCTGGAAATAGACGGGGTCTCCATGAAAGGCCTGACTTCCACGCAGGTGGCCGAACGGGTGCGCGGCGAACCCGACACGACCATCACGCTGAAAGTGCTGCGAGACGGCAAGGAGCTCACCCTGACTGGCACGCGCGAATTCCGGCGAACCAACTGA
- a CDS encoding response regulator has product MTNSTVEILLVEDSEPDILLTQEAFEDASVKNRLHITRDGEEALHFLKKKGKYQAVPRPDVILLDINMPRKNGLEVLQEIKADPELASIPVLMLTTSQAEEDVRSAYARHANGYVVKPVGFENFLDAIRAFERFWLTFVRFPPRL; this is encoded by the coding sequence ATGACCAACTCCACAGTTGAAATCCTGCTGGTCGAGGACAGCGAACCAGATATCCTGCTCACCCAGGAAGCTTTCGAGGACGCCAGTGTCAAAAACCGCCTGCACATCACCCGTGACGGCGAGGAAGCCCTGCATTTCCTGAAGAAAAAAGGCAAGTACCAGGCGGTTCCGCGCCCGGACGTGATTCTGCTGGATATCAACATGCCGCGCAAGAACGGCCTGGAAGTGTTGCAGGAAATCAAGGCCGACCCGGAACTGGCCAGCATTCCCGTGCTGATGCTCACCACCAGCCAGGCCGAGGAGGACGTGCGCAGCGCCTACGCCCGTCATGCCAACGGGTACGTGGTGAAGCCGGTGGGATTCGAGAATTTTCTGGATGCCATTCGCGCCTTCGAGCGCTTCTGGTTGACTTTCGTGCGCTTTCCCCCACGGCTGTAG
- a CDS encoding HD domain-containing protein — MNRDQAYALMVEHTPSASLQRHMLNVEAALRAYARHWGEDEELYAVTGLLHDFDYELHPEEHPSWGVNYLRAHTDTPEVVLDAIMGHAAYTGVARTTKLAQSLFAVDELTGLVQAAALIRPDKDVRQVELSSLKKRFKNRAFAAGVNREEVTQATAELGVDMEEHMRRVLSAMQAIPASEERI; from the coding sequence ATGAATCGTGATCAGGCTTATGCGCTGATGGTGGAACACACGCCCAGCGCGTCGTTGCAGCGGCATATGTTGAACGTGGAGGCGGCCCTGCGGGCTTACGCGCGGCACTGGGGCGAGGACGAGGAACTGTACGCCGTGACCGGCCTCCTGCACGACTTCGATTACGAATTACACCCGGAGGAGCACCCGAGCTGGGGCGTGAATTACCTGCGGGCGCACACCGACACGCCGGAAGTGGTGCTGGACGCCATTATGGGGCACGCAGCCTACACCGGCGTGGCGCGGACGACGAAACTGGCGCAGTCCCTCTTCGCGGTGGACGAGTTGACCGGGCTGGTGCAGGCGGCCGCGCTGATCCGCCCGGATAAGGACGTGCGGCAGGTGGAACTCTCCAGTCTGAAAAAGCGCTTCAAGAACAGGGCGTTTGCGGCGGGCGTCAACCGCGAGGAGGTCACGCAGGCCACGGCCGAGCTGGGGGTAGATATGGAAGAGCACATGAGGCGCGTGCTGAGCGCCATGCAGGCCATACCTGCCAGCGAGGAACGAATCTGA
- a CDS encoding PDZ domain-containing protein, translating into MKPVNFSSMLSALLFASALAAPIKDNTIQGKITDWPAGKTGEIRLVPRVNMFGAGTVVATAAVDEKGQFSLSLPDAAVLEKVLPASAEKWNVVTACHAWDGVKWCTNELALAPAARLNLFDLQAFVGSEQLRNVKLASAPYADPAAGLTRTYLAFAPAAVKVTGTFTSSNKSNALSADWNADLSAGWSWLTETYGVQDAATGVWPVKVTAGDLPTPLNYTLALLRTKLDFEFQRIQSGSRVGGLITAITPGGAAERAGFKVDDIIVALDGRDVSRNSSSLLLENLSRPPGTTVQVTVKRGDQTLTLPLTGVGAPVNEEH; encoded by the coding sequence ATGAAACCCGTGAACTTCAGTTCTATGCTGTCCGCCCTGCTGTTCGCTTCAGCCCTGGCCGCGCCCATCAAGGACAACACCATTCAGGGCAAGATCACCGACTGGCCGGCCGGGAAAACCGGGGAAATCCGCCTGGTGCCGCGCGTGAACATGTTCGGTGCCGGAACGGTGGTGGCCACCGCTGCTGTGGACGAGAAAGGGCAGTTCAGCCTGTCCCTGCCGGACGCGGCGGTGCTGGAGAAAGTGCTGCCTGCTTCTGCGGAAAAGTGGAACGTGGTCACGGCCTGCCACGCCTGGGACGGCGTCAAGTGGTGTACGAACGAACTGGCGCTGGCCCCCGCTGCGCGCCTGAATCTGTTCGACCTTCAGGCTTTCGTGGGCAGCGAGCAACTGAGGAATGTGAAACTGGCCTCGGCCCCGTACGCCGACCCGGCAGCAGGCCTGACCCGGACTTACCTGGCATTTGCGCCCGCCGCAGTCAAGGTGACCGGAACCTTCACATCGTCCAATAAAAGCAACGCCCTGAGTGCCGACTGGAATGCCGACCTGAGTGCCGGCTGGTCGTGGCTCACGGAAACGTATGGCGTGCAGGACGCAGCCACGGGGGTGTGGCCGGTGAAAGTCACGGCGGGCGACCTGCCCACGCCACTGAATTACACCCTGGCGCTGCTGCGCACCAAGCTGGATTTCGAGTTCCAGCGCATTCAGTCCGGCAGCCGCGTGGGCGGACTCATTACGGCCATTACGCCGGGCGGCGCGGCCGAACGGGCCGGGTTCAAGGTGGACGACATCATCGTGGCGCTGGATGGTCGGGACGTCTCGCGCAACAGCAGTTCCCTGCTTCTGGAAAACCTCAGCCGCCCGCCTGGCACCACCGTGCAGGTCACCGTGAAACGTGGCGACCAGACCCTGACACTGCCGCTGACCGGGGTAGGCGCACCCGTCAACGAAGAGCACTGA
- a CDS encoding WGxxGxxG-CTERM domain-containing protein, protein MNKTLLTLTLLFATPVAYATAPSAGYVQVQDTNNNDTSTDDATSGDTNTDSTDGAAESVGENIDEAGAAVGEAAENAGEAVDQAATEAADAVNNTVDPNGDGVVDSNNDGVADTRQFPWGLLGLLGLFGLMGRSRPTVASTTVGTATTTNRH, encoded by the coding sequence ATGAATAAGACCCTGCTGACCCTGACCCTGCTGTTTGCCACCCCCGTCGCCTACGCCACCGCCCCCAGCGCCGGTTACGTGCAGGTGCAGGACACCAACAACAACGACACCAGCACCGACGACGCCACCTCCGGTGACACCAACACCGATTCCACCGACGGAGCTGCCGAGAGCGTCGGCGAAAACATTGACGAAGCCGGCGCGGCCGTCGGTGAAGCGGCCGAGAACGCCGGTGAAGCCGTGGATCAGGCCGCCACGGAGGCGGCTGACGCTGTGAATAATACGGTTGACCCCAACGGCGACGGCGTGGTTGACAGCAATAACGACGGTGTGGCCGACACCCGTCAGTTCCCCTGGGGCCTGCTGGGTCTGCTGGGTCTGTTCGGCCTGATGGGCCGCAGCCGCCCCACCGTGGCCAGCACCACCGTGGGCACCGCCACGACCACCAACCGCCACTGA
- a CDS encoding PDZ domain-containing protein, with the protein MKKLLTLCLLCAASASLAAPVTSPLKGQIKDWPAGKTGELRLTVRPGQFGWDNAPVVGKATVDEKGQFTLNLPDAAALAKVLPEASETVSLREPCTDSHLGCARALVAAPATRWNVFELMAFEGETALGKVFYRNTVQRFFAKDWTEGTLVYSSADSKITGEYFTGGDSGGQFTWQAPLSAGWNWVSARSDVLNKDTGLWPVTVTADKLPETAFMYLTEGYGGVGMSLEDGAQGITVRSVMAGGAAEQAGVQVGDTIVAIDGRNVQNIAAQGTGTMVRGEPGTTVTLTIKRAGTTLEIKVVRRFIPVRQ; encoded by the coding sequence ATGAAAAAACTGCTGACTTTATGCCTGCTGTGCGCCGCTTCGGCCTCTCTGGCCGCTCCCGTCACTTCGCCCCTCAAAGGTCAGATCAAAGACTGGCCGGCCGGAAAAACCGGGGAGCTGCGGCTGACGGTCAGGCCCGGTCAGTTCGGCTGGGATAACGCGCCGGTGGTGGGTAAGGCCACCGTGGACGAGAAAGGACAGTTCACGCTCAACCTACCGGACGCGGCGGCCCTGGCGAAGGTCTTGCCGGAAGCGTCCGAAACCGTGAGTCTGAGGGAGCCCTGCACAGATAGCCATCTGGGCTGCGCCAGGGCGCTCGTGGCTGCTCCGGCCACACGCTGGAATGTCTTTGAGCTGATGGCTTTCGAAGGTGAAACAGCCCTGGGGAAAGTCTTTTACCGCAATACGGTTCAGCGCTTTTTCGCCAAGGACTGGACGGAAGGAACCCTGGTGTACTCCAGCGCGGACAGCAAGATCACGGGCGAGTACTTCACGGGTGGGGACAGCGGGGGGCAGTTCACCTGGCAGGCTCCGCTCTCGGCCGGATGGAACTGGGTTTCGGCGCGGTCTGACGTGCTGAACAAGGATACGGGGCTGTGGCCCGTTACCGTTACTGCCGACAAACTGCCGGAGACCGCTTTCATGTACCTGACCGAAGGGTACGGCGGGGTGGGAATGTCCCTGGAAGACGGCGCCCAGGGCATAACTGTGCGTTCGGTGATGGCAGGTGGCGCGGCCGAGCAGGCAGGTGTGCAAGTGGGCGACACCATCGTGGCGATCGATGGCCGGAATGTCCAGAACATTGCGGCTCAGGGAACGGGCACCATGGTGCGCGGCGAACCGGGCACGACCGTCACCCTGACCATCAAGCGCGCGGGTACAACGCTGGAGATCAAGGTGGTTCGGCGCTTCATTCCTGTCCGGCAGTAA
- a CDS encoding S41 family peptidase, translated as MKRRLKLILVFTLLALPAMSSAVPISANLSGKIVDWPADLKGGEVRLMDWETDAVYATGTVNAQGNFTLQLPELKDKQDNLSAISELLTEKSNYGVGCVGTGKAEPANGKYREFQLILNVDGKDYGDITLNRSANQFPKKGDAWSALLFFTQPVKLEGKITCPTPYSNAEFQGTYPAGWSQVRQEVVQDPKTTQIRASYNAAAPLTGMQWRLFSEFGGVGMNLKKDTLMVDFVREGGPAALAGVQAGDELLSVDGQKVTVMEEALQAIRGEPNTKVVLVVKRDGQEMTFEITRALVRVP; from the coding sequence ATGAAGAGAAGACTGAAATTAATTCTCGTTTTTACGCTGCTGGCCCTGCCTGCCATGTCATCCGCTGTTCCCATCAGCGCAAACCTCAGCGGCAAGATCGTGGACTGGCCTGCCGATCTGAAAGGCGGTGAGGTGCGTTTGATGGACTGGGAAACCGACGCCGTGTACGCCACCGGTACGGTGAACGCGCAGGGGAATTTCACTCTGCAGCTGCCAGAACTTAAGGACAAGCAGGATAACCTCTCCGCAATCTCGGAATTGCTTACCGAGAAGTCCAATTACGGCGTGGGTTGCGTCGGTACGGGCAAGGCTGAACCAGCGAACGGAAAGTACCGTGAATTTCAGTTGATCCTTAACGTGGATGGCAAGGATTACGGCGACATCACGCTGAACAGGAGCGCCAACCAGTTTCCGAAGAAAGGAGACGCCTGGTCGGCCCTGCTGTTTTTCACCCAGCCCGTCAAGTTGGAAGGCAAAATCACCTGCCCGACGCCGTACTCCAATGCCGAATTTCAGGGTACGTACCCTGCCGGATGGAGTCAGGTGCGTCAGGAGGTGGTGCAAGATCCGAAAACCACCCAAATTCGCGCCAGTTACAACGCTGCTGCGCCACTCACGGGCATGCAGTGGCGGCTTTTCAGTGAGTTCGGCGGCGTGGGCATGAATCTGAAAAAAGACACCTTGATGGTGGATTTTGTTCGTGAAGGTGGCCCTGCTGCTCTGGCCGGCGTGCAAGCCGGGGATGAACTGCTGAGCGTGGACGGACAGAAAGTCACGGTCATGGAAGAAGCCCTGCAAGCCATTCGTGGTGAACCGAACACGAAAGTCGTGCTGGTGGTCAAGCGTGACGGCCAGGAAATGACGTTTGAAATCACGCGGGCGCTGGTACGGGTGCCCTGA